A region of the Haemophilus parainfluenzae genome:
CAGCTTGTCTGAAGTATTACCAAAAGGCACGCCAGTGATTAATATTCCAGGTTGTCCACCAAATCCACACAACTTCCTTGCAACTGTCGCTTATATTCTTACTTATAAGAAACTACCCGCAATGGACAAATTAAATCGTCCATTATTCGCTTACGATCGCTTAATTCACGAAAACTGCTATCGTCGTCCGCACTTTGATGCGGGTCGCTTTGCTAAAGAATACGGCGATTATGGTCACCGCAACGGTTGGTGTCTGTATCATCTCGGTTGTAAAGGACCAGAAACTTACGGTAACTGCTCTACTTTAGAATTCTGTGATGTCGGCGGTAATAACTGGCCAGTCGGTATCGGACACCCTTGCTATGGTTGTAACGAAAAAGGCGTCGGCTTTACTAAAGGTATCTTCCAATTAGCTGGCGTAGAAAACCCAACACCACGTGTTGAAAAACCTGATGTCAACAACACCGAAGGTTCAGGTGCAACTATGACTGCCATTGGTTTATTAGGCGGTGCCGCTGCAATCCTAGCAGGCGTGAGTGTTGTGACCTTACGTGAATTAAGCGCTCAACATAAAGCCCGTTCTGAAGCTAAAGCCGCAGAGAAAGAACAACATACAGGTAAATAATAATGGATAGACGAAAATTTCTAAAAGCAGGTATGCTTGGCGGAATCGCTTCCTCCTTGCCTGTGTCGAGTGCGCAGGCAACGGAAACGGTTGAGCCCATTCCTGGCGCACTAGGAATGCTTTACGACTCTACCCTTTGCGTAGGTTGTCAAGCATGCGTGGCTGAATGTCAAAACGTAAACCACACACCCGTGAACCCAAAAGGTGATCAAACTTGGTCAAATAACGACAAACTCACCCCATTTACTCGTAACGTGATTCAAGTATGGAGTGATGGTGACGGCACAAATAAAGACAAAACAGAAAACGGCTATGCTTACGTGAAAAAACAATGTATGCATTGCGTTGACCCAAACTGTGTTGCGGTTTGCCCGGTTCAAGCGCTTACCAAAGATCCAAAAACCGGTATCGTAAAATATGACCCAGATATTTGTACTGGTTGCCGTTATTGCATGGTTGGCTGTCCGTTTGATGTACCAAAATACGACTATGACAATCCATTCGGTGAAATCAGCAAATGTGAACTCTGTAACCAAAAAGGTGTTGAACGTTTAGATAAAGGCGAATTACCTGGTTGCTGTCATGTTTGTCCAACTGGCGCCATTATTTTTGGTACACGTGAAGAATTATTGGCTGAAGCTAAACGTCGTTTAAGCTTATTACGTGGTACTGAATATGATTACCCACGTCAACACGTCAATAGTACAGATAAATACCGTGCTACCGTACCGGCATATCAATATCATATCTACGGTGAAAAAGAAGGTGGTGGTACGCAGGTGCTCGCCTTAAGTGGTGTACCTTTTGCTAATCTTGGTTTACCAGACTTAGATGAAGTCGCGACAGGTTCTCGTGCGGCGCATTTACAACACTTCTTGTATCGCGGTTTAGCCTTACCGTTAGTGGCACTTGCCGGTTTAACCTTTATGACTTACAAAAATATGCATGGCGATAAAATCGCTGAGCGTATTGCAGCACAAAAAGAAGCCATGCGTCAGGCACGCAAGGAAATCGAAGAAGCGGAGGATGAGCATCATGAGTAATCCACGTCCAGTAGGCGGTCGCCTTGTTTCTGCCGCAATTCTCTTTTTTGCACCACTTGCCGTGCTTTGCGTTTTATTAATTTTAAA
Encoded here:
- the hybO gene encoding hydrogenase 2 small subunit is translated as MQRSDGLFSALAEVSRRDFMKLCTALAATMGLSSKAGAEMTAALTEPKRPPVLWIGAQECTGCTESLLRATHPTVENLVLEMISLEYHETLSAAFGEQAENNKHNAIKQYYGKYVLVVDGSIPVKDGGVYCMVAGKPIVEHIQEAAKGAAAIIAIGSCAAWGGVPSSGGNPTGASSLSEVLPKGTPVINIPGCPPNPHNFLATVAYILTYKKLPAMDKLNRPLFAYDRLIHENCYRRPHFDAGRFAKEYGDYGHRNGWCLYHLGCKGPETYGNCSTLEFCDVGGNNWPVGIGHPCYGCNEKGVGFTKGIFQLAGVENPTPRVEKPDVNNTEGSGATMTAIGLLGGAAAILAGVSVVTLRELSAQHKARSEAKAAEKEQHTGK
- the hybA gene encoding hydrogenase 2 operon protein HybA; translated protein: MDRRKFLKAGMLGGIASSLPVSSAQATETVEPIPGALGMLYDSTLCVGCQACVAECQNVNHTPVNPKGDQTWSNNDKLTPFTRNVIQVWSDGDGTNKDKTENGYAYVKKQCMHCVDPNCVAVCPVQALTKDPKTGIVKYDPDICTGCRYCMVGCPFDVPKYDYDNPFGEISKCELCNQKGVERLDKGELPGCCHVCPTGAIIFGTREELLAEAKRRLSLLRGTEYDYPRQHVNSTDKYRATVPAYQYHIYGEKEGGGTQVLALSGVPFANLGLPDLDEVATGSRAAHLQHFLYRGLALPLVALAGLTFMTYKNMHGDKIAERIAAQKEAMRQARKEIEEAEDEHHE